One Tunturibacter gelidoferens genomic region harbors:
- the dnaJ gene encoding molecular chaperone DnaJ, translated as MTKVDYYEVLSVSRDASDQELKTAYRKLAMQYHPDRNPNDPSAEEKFKECGEAYSVLSDPDKRAAYDRYGHAAFQNGGGAGGPFGGGFSGNAQDLGDIFGDLFGEMFNMGGNGRQQASRVQRGRDLRYDMKLEFEEAVFGKEKEITIRRMETCFDCKGSGASKGKAPVTCTQCGGRGQQRFQQGFFSVARTCSVCGGTGTLIVDPCQMCKGETRVQREHTIMVKVPAGVEQDTRIRYSGEGEAGKFAGPAGDLYVVLSVKAHKFFERDGDDLHCVMPISFPQAALGTELEIQTLEGAATIKVPEGTQNGKAFKLKGKGVPHLNSHGKGDLIVEIRVQTPGKLSKQQRELLKQLSETMVVENTPTSRGLFDKVKDMFS; from the coding sequence GTGACGAAGGTTGACTACTACGAAGTATTGAGTGTTTCGCGGGATGCGAGCGACCAGGAGTTGAAGACTGCGTATCGCAAGCTTGCCATGCAGTATCACCCGGACCGGAACCCGAACGATCCGTCTGCGGAGGAGAAGTTCAAGGAGTGCGGCGAGGCCTACTCGGTGCTGAGCGATCCGGATAAGCGCGCGGCTTATGACCGGTATGGGCATGCGGCGTTTCAGAACGGTGGTGGTGCCGGTGGTCCATTTGGTGGCGGGTTCAGCGGCAATGCGCAGGACCTGGGGGATATCTTCGGCGATCTTTTCGGCGAGATGTTCAACATGGGCGGCAATGGGCGGCAGCAGGCTTCGCGCGTGCAGCGTGGGCGGGATCTGCGGTACGACATGAAGCTCGAGTTCGAAGAGGCGGTCTTCGGCAAGGAGAAGGAGATTACGATTCGGCGGATGGAGACCTGCTTCGACTGCAAGGGCTCGGGCGCGTCGAAGGGCAAGGCTCCGGTGACTTGTACGCAGTGCGGCGGGCGCGGGCAGCAGAGGTTCCAGCAAGGATTCTTTTCGGTGGCGCGGACCTGCTCGGTGTGCGGAGGGACGGGGACGCTGATCGTTGACCCGTGCCAAATGTGCAAGGGTGAGACGCGGGTACAGCGCGAGCACACGATTATGGTGAAGGTGCCGGCGGGTGTGGAGCAGGATACGCGGATTCGCTACTCGGGCGAGGGCGAGGCGGGCAAGTTTGCCGGACCTGCCGGTGATCTGTATGTTGTGCTGAGTGTGAAGGCGCACAAGTTCTTTGAGCGCGACGGCGATGATCTGCATTGCGTGATGCCGATCTCGTTTCCGCAGGCGGCGCTGGGGACGGAGCTGGAGATTCAGACGCTGGAGGGTGCGGCGACGATCAAGGTTCCCGAAGGAACGCAGAATGGGAAGGCGTTCAAGCTGAAGGGCAAGGGCGTACCGCATCTGAACTCGCATGGGAAGGGTGATTTGATCGTCGAGATTCGGGTGCAGACGCCGGGCAAGCTGAGCAAGCAGCAGCGGGAGTTGTTGAAGCAGTTGAGCGAGACGATGGTGGTGGAGAATACACCGACGTCGCGTGGGCTGTTTGATAAGGTGAAGGATATGTTCAGCTAG
- a CDS encoding nucleotide exchange factor GrpE, with protein sequence MRSSKKMQDEMNGQGVVDPEVAVGSDVEPINEMSPAQAELEQVKGERDQLLDRLARLQAEFDNARKREAKERADSRDYTISNTVEPFLGVMDNFQLALKANGTAEQLRGGVELILKQMEDALKGLNVQAVETIGTQFDPRIHEALGSIETKEFPDHQVLEEIRRGYKIREKLLRPALVRIAANPNQVVD encoded by the coding sequence ATGAGGAGTTCTAAAAAGATGCAGGATGAGATGAACGGGCAAGGAGTTGTTGACCCGGAGGTGGCTGTGGGTTCTGACGTTGAGCCGATAAATGAGATGAGCCCCGCACAGGCGGAGTTGGAGCAGGTGAAGGGCGAGCGGGACCAGTTGCTGGACCGTCTGGCTCGGCTGCAGGCCGAGTTCGATAATGCACGGAAGCGTGAGGCGAAGGAGCGGGCCGATTCGCGGGACTATACGATCTCGAATACGGTTGAGCCGTTTCTGGGCGTGATGGATAACTTTCAGCTGGCGCTGAAGGCGAATGGTACGGCCGAGCAGCTGCGGGGTGGCGTGGAGCTGATTCTGAAGCAGATGGAAGATGCGCTGAAGGGATTGAATGTTCAGGCTGTCGAGACGATTGGTACGCAGTTCGATCCTCGAATCCATGAGGCTTTGGGAAGCATCGAAACCAAGGAGTTCCCGGACCACCAGGTGCTGGAGGAGATTCGGCGGGGTTACAAGATCCGCGAGAAGCTGTTGCGGCCGGCGCTGGTTAGGATTGCAGCGAATCCGAATCAGGTTGTGGATTAG
- the hrcA gene encoding heat-inducible transcriptional repressor HrcA, giving the protein MADAERVTARQRAILTAIIESYIETGEPVGSGTIARLQSVESVGLSPATVRNEMAELADAGLLEQPHTSAGRVPTARAFRMFVEQLSGGVNPRIDAARLSARSRSQIDLSFVGVAGTQAVLERTSHVLATLSSGVGVAIAAAADGDMLEHVHFSRLAPARVLAVVVTRSGLVRDRVLALDKDLTVRELEVAANFLNENFRGWSVERVRAEIARLVEREKSDYQRLLNSVQQLWVKAVPEMDVPVQTVYVDGVANLVGSQQDRERLREVLTALEAKQRLVELLNAYIDARQESVRVVFDLEEQAPEMAGLVLIAAPARMGGESRGTVGVIGPKRMHYENTMNAVSYIAQVFDRMLHPEE; this is encoded by the coding sequence ATGGCGGATGCGGAGCGGGTGACGGCGCGGCAGAGAGCTATTCTGACCGCCATTATTGAGAGCTACATCGAGACGGGCGAGCCAGTGGGTTCGGGAACTATTGCGCGGCTGCAAAGCGTTGAGAGCGTGGGGCTTAGCCCGGCTACGGTGCGGAACGAGATGGCGGAGCTGGCCGATGCGGGGCTGCTGGAGCAGCCGCATACTTCGGCGGGGCGGGTGCCTACGGCTCGGGCGTTCCGGATGTTTGTGGAGCAGTTGAGTGGCGGGGTGAATCCGAGAATCGATGCGGCGCGGTTGTCAGCGCGGTCACGGTCGCAGATCGACCTGAGTTTTGTTGGAGTTGCTGGGACGCAGGCGGTGTTGGAACGGACTTCGCATGTGCTGGCTACGTTGTCGAGCGGTGTGGGCGTGGCGATTGCCGCGGCGGCGGATGGGGACATGCTGGAGCATGTTCATTTTTCGCGGCTGGCTCCGGCGAGGGTGCTGGCGGTGGTTGTGACGCGGAGCGGGTTGGTGCGGGATCGAGTGCTGGCGCTCGATAAAGACCTGACGGTGAGGGAGTTAGAGGTTGCGGCGAATTTTCTGAATGAGAACTTTCGTGGGTGGAGCGTGGAGCGGGTACGGGCCGAGATTGCCCGGCTGGTGGAGCGGGAGAAGAGTGACTATCAGAGGTTGTTGAACTCTGTGCAGCAGCTTTGGGTGAAGGCGGTGCCGGAGATGGATGTGCCGGTGCAGACGGTTTATGTGGATGGAGTGGCGAATCTCGTTGGTTCTCAACAGGATAGGGAGAGGCTGCGGGAGGTTTTGACGGCGCTCGAGGCGAAGCAGAGGTTGGTGGAGTTGCTGAATGCTTACATCGATGCGCGGCAGGAGAGCGTGAGGGTGGTGTTTGATCTGGAGGAGCAAGCTCCTGAAATGGCTGGACTTGTGCTGATTGCCGCGCCAGCGCGGATGGGCGGAGAGAGTCGCGGGACGGTGGGAGTGATTGGGCCGAAACGGATGCACTACGAGAACACGATGAACGCGGTGAGCTATATTGCGCAGGTTTTTGACCGGATGCTGCATCCGGAGGAGTGA